The Crassostrea angulata isolate pt1a10 chromosome 1, ASM2561291v2, whole genome shotgun sequence nucleotide sequence TTCAACTTGTCTCTAGATGCAAGACAATAGCTGTAGGCATATTTAGTGagtaacaaatgttaaaattattccATGCTACATTGTAGATGATacttatttatgttgatatTTCGATTGTCATTTTCTGCAGTAGATATATGCCTCCATAGATTATGATTTATTAGATGATGTGTGgtaaacaatattcaaatttagttAGGAACGATTGTTCACCATATATCATACAAACGCCTTAAAAGTAGATTTATAACAGCGGCGtgaaatttcaatcaaatgtgtTTTCTActatacaatttaatttattaaggaATTTTTAATGGATCTGGAACCCCCTCCCCTGTTCCAAACGGGATTTCCATACAGAGCTTTGAAAATACTGTTATTTGGGATTTCATGTTCTTGAAGTATCGTCACAAACTaaattaatgcatttatttCCTTTGGACTTGAATTCAAAAATACTGGGTCATAActagcattttttaaatttcgtttGCGAAtgttaatatttgaaaattgtaaaaacataaTCATATATAGCAGAAAGggttaaaatttatcaaaaccaTGTACACGTTTTGTATCTCATTGTGGCATATTATGTCATTCCTCCTTTACAAAAATGTAGATTCTCAATAATCTTAATTTGTGTGAAGGGCTTACTAAAGACGTAACGACACTTATATCATATCCATGCTTTACAATTATATAATGTTGATTAAACTGCAATAAATAtatactttaataaaaaaataataataaacaaacaatatattaataaacaaaGCAGTTAGGACAGTCGGACCATTTACAGATATACTGTTGATAATTTGGAGcaatacatgaaaataaaaaaataacattgatttgaaacctttgcagaaaaaaaatgatatacaccAAATTGCATGCATGCTCGACTAGCTCTTGATACGCCCATCTGGATTCGCGCGACATCAATAAAACAAAGTACATTTGAAATCAAACCTAACCATACACTAATCAATCACAAATGAATAGCATCTGTAATCACTAAATTAACAGAGATgatctaaaatttgaattccgctcctatcaaaataaaatttgccaAGAATATAGTACTGCTGCATTCATTAAACTGTTTGGAAAATCCCATTaaaaattttttagataaaattttCAATACTTCAGTAAGATGACGCGTTGCgatgtagtatatatatatatatatcagataagataacaaaatatttaaaaacatatttattcagGTAAGCGAATTATTGCATTATTTATTTGAAGTAATTTTTTAGAAACTTCGCCAACTATGTACAGTTTGTAAAAATTTTACTACCGTTAGCTCCAACAGGTGATCCCTATCTTTCAAATATCTCAATACCTTAATGTCTTAAATACAACACTGATTGCATGAAGTAGTTTCTTTTACGAAAGAATATTGGTAGTATCATGAATgcgagaattttttttaatgcgaatttgtataattttaatttttttttggtggggggagggggggatgAAATTCTAAACAAACCAATGTTTGTTTAATTACCTAAATCAAGCACTTTTTGAAAGTCCCCATTCAATCTTTTCATATTGTTTAGATATCCGGTAAGATTTTCCCGTTTAAACTGTGATATAAATTCGTTATTCAATGtcaaaaaaaagaaagtcaAACAACTCTACGGCACGTCGCAATGCTCCGCTAAAATAAGATAAAAGCTAAATCGTTAATATTAAATGCTTTTACACAGAATGGGAGTAAATGACAGAAACTGTTAACGATATCAAACCTTaaaatattgagagaaaaaaaaacaaaaaaacaaaaactaagcaattttaattatgaatatCAAGGAGCAGGTCTGTTGCAAGCCCAATTAACATATTTTAGTATCTCTGCAAACATATAAGAGAATATCCTTTAACTATTTTCAGCGTAACCAGTCATAGTATATTCACCTTGGCTCTATTCTGGTTTGTGAATAGTCAAAATACCAAACACATTTTCGTTTTAGATTTTCATTACAATTGTCGTGTAGCTGAGACTTTACTTTTTGCCAGAACAGAGAcgtaaatatcttttaaatttggattttttgAGAATAAAAATGCCCTAGATTAGACAAGGCAATGTAATTTAAATCAAGTTTTAACTTAATGTCACAAGTTCCATGATCAATCTCAATTTGGAAGCATTCACTGgtaaataaagataaaagaaaacaatataacaaaacaacaacTACAAActtaagaagaagaaaaaaaaatccatattcaGCATAAATTGTTATGGTAGACCACGTATAGCACATTTcatatcttacatgtatatctatatcaTAGATTGTGTTCTTAATTGATAAGAATTTAGAATAATTTTGAATGGTTtatcacatgaaaaaaaatatttgttattgaaattgtttcttcttttttaaaactaaaaaccaATTTATCGTCTCATGGTGTGAACCCTAAAGTTAATAGAAAAAGTATGCTTTTAAATTAATCTTTTAAGTGTAAGTTTTTTCTTAGAAATATTTTACCCTAATTTTCATAAAAGGTAGATATCTCTTTTCAagtgcaaagaaaaaaattacttaatgAATACATGCAGTCTCGTGAATTCGGCTTGATTTGTCACTCTCATAGTTTCTCATAGTCATAATTtagataaatataaattgtttaatttatcTGATTTATCAAGAACTACCTTAAGAAGAAACAAAAACACATAGAGAGAACCCCTCTCTTGATTACagacaaatcaaatcaaataaattgttACTTCCGTTCATTATCAAATGCTGGACGAAGAGTTTAATAAAGGATATAGGAAATCTGAGAAAATTTTATGAAGGGAAAATAAAATCACGGTTTTGATTTACAATGGCTTTGCACTGTTCAGGTCTTACACATTGTGAACGTaacattgcaaaataaaaaagttgatTTAGAGATGAGTTCTGGAATCCTTTTCCTCTTTTTCATTGCCTAAGATCGACTGATCATTTGTGAAAAGTTTGAAGTCCATGTAGCAGAAGGGGACGACTGTTTTTATAAATACACTCACCATCTTTATTCCGATAAGTTCTCCAAAATCCTCTCAAAGTaacttaaataatttttacaagaCATTCCTTAACTTGAACAACTACTCAAAACTTTATTAAGGTgactcactacaccttgaaatagttttttaaatcagcagaaaataCTTGATTATGATGGAAAGCATAAATGGTTAAGAAGTATGCAAGTCAAATAGGCGGAAAAATGTGCAAGTTTGGatgaaaagttatattttcaaacatttaattcagttaatgtaaacaaaagccccAAGTGGATTCGAAATGCAGTTCACAAGCCCGGTACTtgaaccactgagctatgacgatgtTCCTACCAaattgattgatacaaacaatttaacaaaacattgaaaGCACCaacttgtgacgtagtgtcttaacaAGTTTGAATCTAGGTGcagtgaagtaccttaatttacaatacatacatgtgtaataatGAAGATACATAGTAAACCGAATTaagtcaaagtttttttcagaTATGTATAAGAGACCGATAATTTCCGTGTTGATATTCGCTGCCTCCATTTTGGGACTGCAAGGCCAGGACTTAGAATCAGTGGTCCGGGATGCGGTAACCTCGGCGTTTAGCAGGGGCAGGGAAAATAGAATGCCACCGGGAGAAGGTTCTCGTCGTAACTTTGCTGCTTTTCCAATGGGTGAGTAAAGAAATGAATGTCTTAATTCATACACAGTCTACTTATAGAAATCAAATCTggtacttacatgtaaatgcaaattatcttttttcgttcaatttaatttatcaataatgTCATTAAGTATGATACTTTATTTTAGTTATTGATTTTAGCTATTGATTGTAAGGAGATCGTatcgtgaattttttttttatttagatggTGCACGTGGAATAGTCTCACCGCCCTCTGAAAGACCAAGGGGATCAAATGCTGTTAACGCCTTGAACCGATTTTCTCAGAACAATGCTCCGGAAATGAACCAACAGTTAGAAGACAATGCAAGAGCGGGGGCAAGGGCCACCATGGATATTGCGTCAAGGTTAgttttaaaagggcatggtgACGATTGTGGTCAAATTCTGTTTTCGtggttttattatttacaatgctttagaaaagcatttctaacgatcaaataaattttgagagtcattcgtagagttataagcaagatacaaggctcacaattttttgtcatgtaaacaaggctcgtgccctgtttttgtttacataggttcaatataccaataaaaaaattttccagcttatttgtctgtctattattttaaattatttcaagcaaagataaacagttcctaacgtttagcacattcgttttaggtttaaaactaaaattgttacttcaacgttcaaaatgtaaacatagcgaagaattccatgctctgtaactcgcttaaaactcaacaaatgacactcaaatttcggttgcctttTAAGAATGCCGTTCTgatctgaagcattgtaaatattaaaatggaaaaataatttttgaccaaaatcgtgaccatgcccctttaagtatACATAATCAAACATGACAtctgattttatttaatatagataACCAGTTCATACATGAGATGAACCTAAGCTGTCTGTTAACGGCGTGTTTGAAATTTGTCTTCCGGTACAAATGTCCATGACatttcaacattatatttagtgaAATAGTAACAGTCTGTTGGAATATGAACCTTGGGGCAGAAATGAATATTAGCTTGAAATGTCTGAAGTTCCACGTGTGGTCGTTATTTATTTGGAGTTCAACGTGTGGTCGTTATTTATTTGGAGTTGATGTTCGGAACGCTGGATGGTCGCCTTTAATTTAGACTATAttgattttcttcaaatgaagAGCTCAGCGAGTAGATATAGCAAAACATTCAAACTTTAATtctactagactttgacccctgcgtgcacgggttgacattgcatgcGATATTGGACCTTtaagaaatagatacatcgataCATCGTATTGCTggcatttacataaccaagctttaagcctacaaaacgctattaatttcactacaatctgcttagttagaataatctaacagTTTACATTTAATATACCTTCCATATACCCGTACCCGTAATGTAGCTGAAAATTAAAGAATCggcccgaaacgattttggaaaaaattaatgaagctgtattgaaaataactcaaataattcataacaaaccattttaaggctgtaaatacctttcctttaaaattttaattcacattaatgaagaattcaacactttttcaccaacgtttttaaCTCGCTTCGAATTGACACATCATACTGACATTCTGAACTCtcggaattttttatattaaatgcgctgagttagagttatctccgaaattttctgtgatgaacagaatatatgacacattttcaatgaaaatttacacttatttgtaatatcgtttctgagtttatacAGGCAAATGTCATATTGTGgtaacataaactaaagagcctctgttatatagtgccttttccccctagccatcttttcccccggaaaaatggctatatagcagttcttccccccggaaaaatggctatatagcagttcttctccccggaaaaatggctatatagcagtttttcccccacggaaagctgactaaatagtgggctttccccctttttatagccagattacccccacggaaaacctactttatagtggattttcccccatttttactttccggccatgtttattgcggGCCATTCGTGACAATcatttgcaataactgatatgatattaatttctcacaaaaaaggataattatggcatttattaatacatagaataaaatacatggttttccaaccccaaatatgaactaaggcatgcgccttcataacatgcatgtgtcatcatcgtttatttcacctgttttcacccctttttggaacaccttttacacggatttcggcggaatacctcgaatttttttcatctaatcgatgcttatctacagttttgacttcgacgttatgaacacgtgagaacacatttgagtgaaaatacgccggtttggaaatctaattttccaatgtattaccatcaatgtataagcttctcccagggaactaactgaccaatcttgacttacTTTcgtagaggaagggaataaaaagtggaaatgtattaaTCCCTTcgtcaattttaaattaataccgttagaattgacgatcttaaaaacagTTATATgtttcttctaaatatcaaacgggagacaggatgcaatgatatgatgagaaactgaaatgttttagttttactttgatggttaattggtattttaattatgtattaaaagcatgtgtaaagTTTGTGTTTACaatttcgttttaaagttacgcatattcatattttaagcacatttctacgaaacgcgagatattatgatgtaaacagtttaaaaaacaatgaaatgtcttcacaaccagaacaatgtcggtatctttgctggttactttggaaaatgtgaaatggagcctgaactaaccttatgtttatattgtcactcagtatttgcaacgtgatttataaatatacaattttgaaaacgatgctatataaatcaagatatacgattcaattacctaacaaaattatactatttgtttcatatttttgcaataaagatttacttgtgtaccatattatttcttcgggtaattatccatacgtcacaaaacaacgtctgacgtaattcacgcgttattacgtcTTATCCGTGCCCGATCTAATTGAGACCTAACGTTAAAAGGcgtatttcaaaacaaagaaatcaagctgacatagaaattgattcaaaacaaatatataaaaaatcctGGCAACTGCAATCAATTAGGCCCACCGGGGTATTAATCAGCGAAATAACATGACTGGGTTGTGTCGATTGCgtactcgttttgaaaatatagaccgCTTACTTTTGTCCTGCACAAACATCAATCCATTATAAGGttgaatttaatcaaattctttTAACATTAATCCCTGAAAGTCCATAAACATCCAAAATGAAATCCTGACCGAGATCTATATTTCAGTGCATAAGGGAGATAAAAAcaaaaggggaaataatttgaccTATATCATCTTTATCCTATTCGCTTAGCAACGAGCATAGATTTGTTTTccacaaaaaaatgtttttagaattaaaaaccATGCGCTGaagttatttcattataagaacagtctttaaaaccagtaaaaaaaagtttgaatagaGGTTTTGTCTTGAAGGCATATATCAGGTAGTTAGCATTATCCACGCATGTATCcgcaatttctaaataccgatctcgatccatAAGACTAACCGATATCCAAAGAAACCATCTTTTGCGATTCAAATGATACAGATTAATctacagtttgtttaaatcatattttttatttaacaataatgaaaacatatttgtttagagttatgaaataattaacctatgtacagttttatttttacggatcttttttcaaaatatatattttaatgattttaccaaaaatatgccaatTGTGATCCTGTAAAGGCCGGTCCCTtgggtaattttatttccaattgattAATGGCGTTaagatgtaaataatatcaaaattttagagaattctgtacgtaaataaaatcataagaGCTTAtattctctttgaaaatttattcattttatctaatttgtatgcagatttatctattttttgataaataagcaagtgtaacataaaattttttgttttgaaataataattcctttattttacataggatataagtcaaaaaaagattttgtaaagGTCAAATTTCAGGCTTAGGCTTTTATTCTTTGTGTATGAGAAAAGCGCCATTTCCGCaatcggttctatttttagcaacggccctagcttttataataccgatggaccagccaacagggtaaaatttgataagaacaTATCCTCAGATAcacgtttgaaaaatatgaaaaaattctgtacgcattttatttatctagtggggtatggaccattaccttaaacaaggataattaaaaaaaaaaaaacaaccaacacatatattgtgatgagctgactttttttaaaatataagcttgttcttctaatcaactaacaagtaaaaaagtcgtatatgcgcttaggttggttattttttttccggtttctccttttatgaataaaagttcattgatttatttatctaattatttattatatcattagtcatcttatgaattgattaaatgtttttaaaaataatgaattttacccgcgaacctttttaaaaaaatttgttcgttaattaaaaaaaaaagcagcagaattaaacgtaattttcaatcattttgataaagaaatatatgagtgattgtgtatttttaaatgatgtttttacttttaaatgaccgtaaaaatatgttcatgtggtcatctatagtttttgagatatggggccctaaaaaatacatattctttataattggatttcaaacatcgggctcgaaaacaacaaaggctcctaccctgcatgggggcttaaattttcggtgtcatctacaagtggtataccactatcactgtgaaaatatggttaattggtcatctctagaatttgagattcgggtcACCACTTATATATAGAACACTaatcaatcattataatggggttttcAACATTGGGCCCTGAAACTTCAAGGGCCtctaccgtatatactcgcctataagtattgttcgcctataagtcggttgccattttttcaagtttattttcaagattttgccattGACCCTCTTATAAGTCGGGTAATTTTTTCTGGATAATCAGTCTACAGATTGCCAATCAAATAAGCACATTTTATCAAGCATGGCTATATTctagataaaaaatattggtgtttGACCCCTCTGTTATCATTGCTAGatgcaatgcattttaaaagtgttgtgTTCAGTTAAGACATCTATCCTGGATGAATAACTTTCGATTTTGGACgccatatttttttattgatacactGATGAAAACTTGGAGTAagctattaaaatatttaaaatactattgaaaataaaatgaaagtgATTTCGATCCCCTGTTGACTGATTAAGATGGTATAGCCCCTTTTAAAAGTGGCGTGttagcttgtgttgttttaggtgacatgCCACCTACAGCCACCAATATAGCTATTATCACCTCATGTGtaattaattatgaataattataaaacgatctttattttttttaaacagaccaGCAAttattcttgtgtttaatttttaagtattaaacAGAAATTGCTGTTCTGTAATTCCACTAGATCGCTTTTAGACGCcatgttttttaatagttttctgtaaacagagttatctttcttgaagtTTGTAACTtaccattatattttttaaacactcatTACAACTTGattatagctcaaaaactattttagatgctactggaaataaaatgacagtgaTTTTATCCCCTACTGACTGATTAGGGTTGGTAATTAGCCTCCTAGCCTCCAACTCAGTGttggcttgtgttgttttaagtACAGTTATACCTACACCTATTATCACCTCAGGCGTAAATAATtgcctgtttaaataaaaaatactatcAAATAAACCTTGTTCATATTctaagaaatacagttgaaactttcaatgtatttattaagtgtttatctttttagtaattagaaaataaaaatgtcaaatatagGGATCGCAAGTCAAAAAGTTGGAAGCAAAATGGCACCCAAAAACGAAGTTTTACTCAGTAGAAAAATTATCTGATTGTATGTCAcgcctataagtcggacccctactttttattcaaatttctaCTCCCAAAATACCGACTTATAAGCGAGTATATACGGGAACTctgagggctgaaattttcagagtcatcttcaagtggtaaaccactgccacgataaaaatatggtgatatggtcatctctggtttatgagacattggaccctaaagaatatgcactataattattataataggattttaaaatcgggctctgaaacatcggaaaccaaatttctctaaaacagaggtttagcctggataaaattttcacaaacagacaaacagtctgataaatttatcaagaaattcttaaaacattctcgtttaatacaatttcagaacacagaattatgcatataagtgtataacttgtaaaacttttttcaataaattacctaaattaagttctatgtgtaattccattacacacatgttcaactttcagcattgtctataaaaataataaatcggcaaaacgaaacttaacttgtacagatgaatgcagatatacatgtatgcaacatgagagtgtagaaacattgattttaatccttactagattttcataaatattttttataaaatctgaaccaaaaacgtgagggagaaaccctactatggggggAAACTACtttatagtagcttttccccccagggggaaaggctactatatagtaggttttccggggaaaaagctactatggggggaaaactgctatacaacacctcccgtgatttagcgtaaatgtaatgcgcatgcgcaagattgtaaaataaaaaaaatccacatgatttccggattttttaaaggaatttttctTGATTATTGCTTAGCAAAgcttgattaagaaaaaataaaaactaattggtaatcttcaagtactgataatgtttaaaatatataaatcaaaagacAGTACACccccgatttctcggtattaaagcccaaaaattcgagtctattattttattatagtagtatagatattattcggattttgcatttaattttgaatagttgaaggccaaaaatatcatatttattatttaaaacatatttaatttttaatttgttgaccatcaaTCCTCCTTAGCCGCGATTCGTGTAAACTCAGCTGACCTATTGTTATCTGTTCTCGtgcgtcgtcgtgcgtcgtcgtgcgtcgtgcatTAGTTTTAGTGTGAAGTATCTCTATTGTAAGAAGAATGTAAATTGTGAagttcatggctctaccaccttTGGGGCACACGGGGCACCACGGCTGATGGAGGAATATATttgtcttattattttattctgcttatgaatttcaatgaaagaattTAGTAAATTCACATATTTATCAAAGGAGAAAGAATGAAGCTGTCTATCAAAGTTAAGATACTGTGAAACCATTTGGAAAGAGTTCAGGGGGAGTTAATGGAGTCATCTTCCCTTGATTCTTTATAATGGAGCTATCTTCCTTTACTTGTTCATATTAAGTCAGGTGACTGTTAAGGTCTTTTTTTCGTGGTTGAAAAGATGTATCCTTTGTAGTTTTTCTATGAGCAtgcaatatatgtttttatatgaGAAGCTATCGATTGTAAATTGATTGTGATAACATTTAAGAATAACATTAAATAATACCACTATACCGTTCTGAAGCGAATATAATTAGAGGTTAATTGACTTACATAGCGTATTGTTTTGTTATCTCCCTACAAATATGTTCTCTTGTACTTCTAGATCTATAGCTTGTGAATGATAAATACCATAAAGCAGTGGTAGACATAGGTCTCAACTGTCCAATTGATAAAACCATAAAAACCTTTCTGAAAGAGTAACATTGTTTTCTATGTCACACAAAATTATCTTTGTATGAAAATATGAGTTATAactttcattttacaaaaatgtttgtattataaaaaaaaagcaaaacagtTAATATTCTGCTTCAATGACAGTCTTTTAATAATTGTAGACTTTCAGGGATTCCAGGCATTAGACAGGAAGTCCCCAGGAGTGAACTTGGACGGATTCAGTTAGTGACGACTAATCCAAGGACCAGAAGGACCTTCCGAGAGTCCGCAGAACCATTTTGTTTGCATCCTCCGAGATGTAATCCTGTGTATCCCTACAGAACGGCGGACGGTTCCTGCAACAATCTGTACAATACTCTTCTCGGCAAATCCTTTACTCCCCAGTCCAGGATCCTCCCGAATGCCTACGATGACAGTAAGTTTTAAGACTATGTTAAGCGCATGCTCAAATTGGTACTTGCTGGTCTATGACTCCCTATCTAAATGTCTTGTTAAGTCGAATCTTATTCCACTGTGCTTAAGATTAAGCGTCTATTTTAGGTAATTCATTTGAACTTGATGTGTCAAAATCATTGGTATGAGCATTAATCGAAAAGTTAGTTGCATTTCccaaacaatatttgaagaaccGTATCTGGAGCATTTTCGTATTAATAGATTGgaacaaaaaaacttatatAAGGTTTCATTTCTAATTTCATTTGTTGTTAGTTCATAAATAGCAGGTTAAGGGGGATATGCGGCCTACTTGTACATTtgagaataaaaatgtaaacagttCTTGAACTAGATCGTTTCTGCATAAACCTGACCAAAACTGTTGTCTACAGATATAAAaagaaagcaataaatatgaggttctatatgttgttttgtatgcataTTATACATTTAAGTATTCAATTACTAAGGACAGCTGTAGAACTGCGCAGCTGCagacttttttgaaaatttaaaaattagaaaatgtaACAGAGAGGTTAAatgtatatgtggcgtattttttcATGCTAAGAATAGATCTTCACAATAAATAACGCAGTTTATATCAATCgggttaaaaaaatatagaaattaataaataatttttatgattattgtccacaataaatacaacattaaaagtttttgaataaacCTCGCCTTAAATCGGTCACGTGATACCACGCTTAGTCTATCacaacaacaatggcgacgACAAAAAGGATAGATATATCGTTAAATTTGACATATttggcaaagaaaaaaaaagagacagaCTGACAAGGATGGGAACAAAGGGAAGATTGTCATCAGAGACCATGTAGATTTATGGAAAAGGAATTAAAGCCgaattagggcttttcgactttcggtcgaaaagaactattgttttcgttctgttttattattagggtttttcgactttcggtcgaaaagacctattgtttacGTCtttttagggcttttcgactttcggtcgaaaataCCAATTGTTttcgtctttttttttattatcattctcGACAGGATTTGTGTcagcgattttttaaaaacggaAAAGAATATTGAAACAAATATGCAACTTTCTAAGAGCAATTGTTGATGACacgcgtatgtaaggttttggacttccggttccgtGACTTCCGGTTTTTACAAGGATattactaaaaataaaataaaacgcAATATCTTACTTACTTTTTGAGTTGGAgcaatcaaattttagaattagatGTATCTTGTCAAGCTGTACAGAACTGTTagtgtaaacattttttaaatatatcttatcGTTTTTGGgt carries:
- the LOC128193088 gene encoding peroxidase-like protein; its protein translation is MYKRPIISVLIFAASILGLQGQDLESVVRDAVTSAFSRGRENRMPPGEGSRRNFAAFPMDGARGIVSPPSERPRGSNAVNALNRFSQNNAPEMNQQLEDNARAGARATMDIASRLSGIPGIRQEVPRSELGRIQLVTTNPRTRRTFRESAEPFCLHPPRCNPVYPYRTADGSCNNLYNTLLGKSFTPQSRILPNAYDDSKF